In the genome of Candidatus Binatia bacterium, one region contains:
- a CDS encoding crotonase/enoyl-CoA hydratase family protein, which produces MSTEVVQYEERDTLAIVTLNRPEKLNTLNEAMIQGIADAIERATLSEQVRCIILRGAGRVFCAGYDLTAGGEEGAGFRPRFAAPRPEPRSGAWDPVRDLAFMGHNVRRFMTLWECPKPVIAQIHGYCIGGATDLALCADLIFMAEDAIIGYPPARIFGTPTTVLWVYRIGLERAKQFLLSGDEIDAATALRIGLCSKVFPEERLSEETEAYARRFQHIPANQLALNKLLINQAVELMGLRTGQLLGTLFDGITRHTEEALRWAESFAEVGFREAIRRRDAPFGDYGEAKHRARPKD; this is translated from the coding sequence ATGAGCACCGAAGTTGTGCAATACGAAGAGCGCGACACGCTAGCGATTGTGACCCTGAACCGCCCGGAGAAATTGAACACACTGAACGAAGCGATGATTCAGGGCATTGCCGATGCCATCGAGCGCGCCACCTTGTCCGAGCAGGTACGCTGCATCATTTTGCGCGGTGCGGGGCGGGTGTTTTGTGCAGGCTACGATCTCACTGCGGGTGGCGAGGAGGGAGCTGGATTTCGCCCTAGATTTGCGGCCCCGCGGCCCGAACCTCGCAGCGGCGCTTGGGATCCGGTGCGAGACCTCGCGTTCATGGGCCACAACGTGCGTCGCTTCATGACCCTGTGGGAATGTCCGAAACCGGTCATCGCGCAAATTCACGGCTACTGCATCGGAGGCGCCACCGACCTGGCCTTGTGCGCCGATCTGATCTTCATGGCCGAAGATGCCATCATCGGCTATCCGCCAGCGCGTATTTTCGGTACACCGACCACGGTCTTGTGGGTGTACCGCATCGGCCTCGAACGCGCCAAGCAGTTCTTGCTAAGCGGGGATGAAATCGATGCCGCCACGGCCCTGCGCATTGGGCTGTGCTCGAAGGTGTTCCCGGAAGAACGCCTGTCGGAAGAAACCGAGGCGTACGCCCGCCGCTTCCAACATATCCCGGCAAACCAGCTTGCGCTCAACAAGCTCCTCATCAACCAAGCAGTGGAACTCATGGGGCTGCGCACGGGACAACTGCTGGGCACGCTGTTCGATGGCATCACCCGCCACACGGAAGAGGCCTTACGGTGGGCAGAAAGCTTTGCCGAAGTGGGCTTCCGCGAGGCCATCCGCCGCCGCGACGCCCCCTTTGGCGACTACGGGGAGGCGAAGCACCGCGCGCGGCCGAAAGACTAG
- a CDS encoding sodium transporter: MFTGLIATAGIFGLWRFWIYGVAFLFLGFVLAPSWRNVGVLTDAELTEVRYGGRAAAVLRALKAFYFGTVLNCMVLAMALLGATRIAEPLLLWNAWLPAALFDPVVRIVEHVRVPLAFSSHRGLPEGDVWVRSANNLLSILVIVSVTAFYSATGGLRSVVQTDVVQLAIMLVGTSVYAWLLLQQVGGWGALAYGVRAVFAKGGGGILVSPEQVLQFTPGAEISLSFLAVLGLQWLAQMNADGSGYLAERTMACRSSRDAKFAAVCFTVVQILFRSLLWVPMGVALFILYAPGQQPESLRVFTAEREFTYVRGISELLPPGIKGLVATGMLAALASTVDTHLNWGASCWSNDVYKRCFCLGWRGKEPSARSLVWVARGLERLHRRPLFRADVASGVDPRSVGAEFITGSGDGCIVGVAMALVAVERVRRDWRTPGFLGLAAPLAALGRRPGACFLADVCWFDGSRGGCCLVTSPEDRALLVDFYRPAPPPGFWQPVGVEAGCPADGATRLLRGATAVALSSASVFCVWAPPWSGAWHRSGGRWIGERGVGACAPWASSWCPCGGASGLQRVPRKRASFRAREAAFVGRGVAAAG, encoded by the coding sequence GTGTTTACGGGACTGATCGCCACTGCTGGAATCTTCGGCTTGTGGCGCTTTTGGATATACGGCGTCGCGTTTTTGTTTCTCGGCTTCGTGCTCGCTCCGAGCTGGCGCAACGTTGGAGTCTTGACCGATGCCGAACTCACGGAGGTGCGCTACGGCGGCCGTGCTGCGGCCGTGCTGCGCGCCTTAAAAGCGTTCTACTTCGGCACCGTGCTGAACTGCATGGTGTTGGCCATGGCGCTGCTCGGCGCGACCCGGATTGCTGAGCCCTTGTTGCTCTGGAACGCCTGGTTGCCGGCGGCGTTGTTCGACCCGGTTGTGCGGATTGTCGAGCACGTGCGCGTTCCTCTCGCCTTTAGCAGTCATCGCGGACTTCCAGAGGGGGATGTTTGGGTGCGTTCGGCAAACAATCTGCTTTCGATTTTGGTGATTGTGAGTGTCACCGCATTTTACTCCGCCACGGGCGGCCTGCGCAGTGTCGTGCAAACAGACGTGGTGCAGCTTGCAATCATGTTGGTGGGAACCTCGGTGTATGCATGGCTCTTACTCCAGCAGGTGGGCGGTTGGGGGGCACTCGCCTACGGCGTTCGTGCCGTGTTCGCCAAGGGTGGAGGCGGCATCCTCGTCTCACCCGAGCAAGTTCTCCAGTTTACCCCTGGCGCCGAGATCTCGCTGAGTTTTCTCGCGGTGTTGGGCCTCCAGTGGCTGGCGCAGATGAATGCCGACGGCTCGGGCTACTTAGCTGAGCGGACGATGGCCTGCCGCTCCAGCCGCGACGCAAAATTCGCCGCAGTGTGTTTTACGGTAGTACAAATCCTTTTCCGCAGCCTGCTGTGGGTGCCCATGGGTGTGGCGCTGTTCATCCTGTACGCCCCGGGGCAGCAGCCGGAATCGCTGAGGGTGTTCACGGCGGAAAGGGAGTTCACTTACGTGCGCGGCATCAGCGAGCTCTTGCCGCCCGGCATCAAAGGGTTGGTGGCTACTGGCATGCTGGCGGCACTGGCTTCCACTGTGGACACGCACCTCAATTGGGGTGCGTCATGTTGGAGTAACGACGTGTACAAGCGCTGCTTTTGTTTGGGCTGGCGTGGCAAAGAGCCATCGGCGCGGTCGCTGGTTTGGGTTGCGCGCGGCCTCGAGCGTTTGCATCGTCGCCCTCTCTTTCGGGCTGATGTTGCATCTGGAGTCGATCCAAGAAGCGTGGGTGCGGAGTTTATTACTGGGAGCGGGGATGGGTGTATTGTTGGTGTTGCGATGGCTTTGGTGGCGGTGGAACGTGTACGGAGAGATTGGCGGACTCCTGGCTTCCTTGGTCTTGCTGCTCCCCTTGCAGCTTTGGGTCGCCGACCCGGCGCTTGCTTTCTTGCTGATGTTTGCTGGTTCGACGGCAGTCGGGGTGGTTGTTGCCTGGTGACGTCGCCGGAAGATCGGGCGCTGTTGGTCGATTTTTATCGCCCCGCGCCGCCGCCGGGTTTCTGGCAACCGGTTGGTGTGGAAGCCGGGTGTCCGGCAGACGGGGCGACCAGGCTTCTTCGCGGTGCGACCGCCGTCGCTCTGAGCTCTGCCTCCGTGTTTTGTGTCTGGGCTCCGCCCTGGTCGGGAGCCTGGCACCGAAGTGGTGGCCGCTGGATTGGCGAGCGTGGTGTTGGAGCCTGTGCACCGTGGGCCTCCTCCTGGTGCCCGTGTGGTGGCGCGTCGGGTTTGCAGAGGGTGCCGCGGAAGAGAGCAAGCTTTAGGGCGCGCGAAGCCGCGTTTGTCGGGCGCGGCGTTGCAGCCGCTGGGTGA